The window GCTGACCCCCGGTCGGCGGTGCCGCCCGGGGACGGTCCCGGCGTAGAACTGAGTATCCGTACCCAGACCTCCGGATGAGTACGAGTACGGATGGGTTCCCCCTGCGCACCCGGCAGACTGGGGGGCACGGACCGGGCCCTCGTCCCTCGCCGGGGTTCGGGGGACCCGGCGCGACACGAACGCCGGTGCGGCGGGGCTCGGGGGGAACGAGCCTCGCCGCACCGGCGTTTTCGCGTGTCTCCGTCCGGGGCCGACCCCGAGGGGCCGGCCCGGGCTCAGCCCCGGCCGCGCAGCGGGAGCCGGATCCGTCCGGACAGCGCGGCGCCCCGGGCGGTCACGCCCGACCAGCGGTCCGACGCGGCCCAGGACAGTCGGACCAGGGACCGGGGCAGTGCCAGGGCCCGTACGCGGGTGCCCCGCGACACGTTCGCCAGCAGCGCCGAGCGCGCCAGCAGGACGTCGTCCGCCAGGCCCTCGTACGAGGTGTCCGCGCCCGGCGGGGCGTACAACGCCCGTTCCACCGCGCCCGCGACCCGGTGCACGGCCTGCGCCGCCTCGTCCTCCAGCCGGCCCAGGACGACCACCCGCCCCGCCGCCCGGCGGGGGGACAGGGCCTCGTCCGGCGGGATGTTCACGTCCCAGGCCGCGTCGCCCAACTCGCGCCAGGCGAGCAGCACGTCGCCGGCCGCCAGCCGCCGCACCCGGATCCTGCGCCGCCACACCAGGGGGAGCAGGGGCAGACCCAGGACGAGGATCCCCGCGGCCGTCCAGCCCAGGACCGACAGCGGCGTCACCCCGCCGCCCGCGTCACCGCCCTGCGATGCCACGGGAGCGCCGCACTCGCCGAGCTTCTTCAGCTCCGGCGGGCAGTCCTGCGCCTTCGACGGGGCCGCCGAGGGCGCCGAAGCGCCCGGCGAGGGCAGCGCCGCCGGGGCCGACGGCTGAGCGGTCGGCGTCGCGGCCCGGCTGTAGTCCGGTACCGAGATGCCGGACCGGGGCGTCGGCTCGAACCGGGTCCAGCCCACGCCCTCGAAGTACAGCTCGGGCCACGCGTGCGCGTCCCGCAGCGACACGTTCACGCTGCCGTCGGCCTGCTTGGTGCCCGGGGTGAACCCGACCGCCACCCGCGCCGGGATGTTCAGCGAGCGGGCCATCGCCGCCATCGAGAACGAGAAGTGGACGCAGAAGCCCTCCTTGTCGTTCAGGAACCGGGCGATGGCCTGGGAACCCGAACCGGAGCTCACCGTGGTGTCGTAGCGGAACCCGCCGCTCACCGCGAAGAAGTCCTGGAGCCGCACCGCCCGGGTGTAGTCGTCCGTCGCGCCCCGGGTGACCCGCCGGGCCGTCTCGGCGACGACCGCCGGCAGGTTGGCCGGCAGCTTCGTGTACTCGGACCGGACCTCGGGGTCAGGAGCGGGTGCCTCGCGCAACTGCGAGGCCGTCGGCCGGAGCAGCAGGCTGCGCACCGTGTACTGGGCGCCCTGCACGTTCTGGAAGCGGTCCTTGCCCAACTGGTCCCCGACCAGGGTCCGGCCGGCGGGTTCGAAGCGCCACTTCCCGCCGATGTCCACCTGCGTCGCCGGGTACGGCATCGGCAGGTAGCGCTGCGCGTACGTCTGGGCCGCCGACACGGTCGTCCGCACCTCGGCCGCGTCCTGGCGCACCGCACCGTCGAGACCCTGCGGGTTCGGCAGCCGCTCCGGCACGTCCGTCAGCGGACGCCCGGAGGCCTCCCACTTGACCCCGTTGAACTCGTCGAGCGCGAGGATGCGCAGGTACTGCTCGGACTGCTCCGGACTGTCCGTGCGGTACCGCAGCACCACCCGGTTGTCCTGCGCGTTCAGGCTGCCCTGGAGCGACACCAGCGGGTTGACCGCCGAGATCGTCCCGCCGCCCGCGCCGTTGCCCGCACCGCCGTCGTCCCCGGTGCCCAGCATGCCGCCGCCGAGCGACGGCAGCACCGCCGGCACGGCCAGCGCCAGACCGAGCGTGACCACGCCGATCCGCCGGCCGGTGCGCACCGGGGCCACGGCCCGGGTGCCGTCCTTGCCGCCCCCGTATCCGGAGGCGGCCGAGACGCGGCCGCCCGGCGCCGCGCCGAAGACGCGGCCCCACTGCGCGAGCCGGTCCCGTCCCTCGGTCAGCAGCAGCATCAGGAAGCCGCAGCCCGCCAGCAGGAAGGAGAACCAGGCGCCGCCCTGACCGGCCGACAGCCCGGCGGCCACCGAGTAGAGCGCCAACAGCGGCAGCCCGGCCGCCGCCGCCGTCCGCATCGTGACGGCCAGCACGTCCACCAGCAGACCGATCAGCAGCACCCCGGAGAGCAGCAGCAGCCGGATGCCGTCCGTGAGCGGCGCCGGTATGGCGAACTCGCCGACATCGCGCACCCCCTGCTGGAACAGCGACCCGAAGTCCGTGACCAGGTAGCCCAACAGCCCGCCGGAGGGCGTCTCGGCCTTCCCCGCGAAGAGGAAGGCGAGCAGCAACAGCGTCACCAGGAGCTGCGCCGCCACCGTCAGCGACCGCGCCAGCGGGATCCGCCGGGCCCCGGCCCCCACGGCGCTCTGCACGCCGAGCAGCACGGCCGCCTGCACCAGCCAGCCGGAGGATTCCACCAGCGGGGCCAGTGACCAGGAGGTCAGCAGCGTGGCCAGCATCGCGAAGAGTGTCAGTCGTGCGCGCCCGCTCATCCCCAACCTCCGGAGGTCGCCGTGCCGAGCGGAGCGTTCCCGGCCTGCCGCCACAGATCGCCGAAGGCCACCCCGGGCGGGGCGGCCAGTGCCGTCCAGCCCGCGTCGCGCAGCCGGCCCAGCCGTGTCTCCACCCGCGAGGGCCCGCCCGTCCAGGCCGCGGAGTCCAGGACGAACGCCACCGCGCCCCCGCTGCGCTGCCGCATCCTGCTCGCCATCTCGGTCTGTACGTCGTCCAGGTCGCCGAGGAAGGCGATGAGGAGCCCGTCGGAGCCCGCCCCGCCGAAGCCCCCGCCCGCCCCGCCGCCGCGGAGCGCGTCGTGGGCCTTGGACAGTCCGCTCTCGTCGGAGTGCCCGATGACGGCGAGGGTGTCCAGCATCAGTCCGGCCGCCTCGGCGGGATCGTGCCCGCCCGAGGAGAAGCCGCCGCCGGCGTCACCGGGGACCGAGGTGCCGTTGTCGGTCAGCAGCCGCACCGAGAACCCCTGTTCCAGCAGGTGGACCAGGGTGGAGGCGGCCCCCGACACGGCCCACTCGAACGCCGAGTCCGGGCCGGCGCCCCGGAAGGCGTCCGCCCGGGTGTCCAGCAGGACCGTGGCCTTGGTGCGCTGGGGCTGCTCCTCGCGGCGCACCATCAGCTCGCCGTAGCGGGCGGTGGAGCGCCAGTGCACCCGTCGCAGGTCGTCGCCGCGCCGGTACTCGCGCGGGATCACGTCGTCGTCGCCGGCCAGGGCCAGGGAGCGGCGGCTGCCGTCGCCGTGGCCGTTGGCCTCGCCGGTCAGCCGGACCGCGGGCAGGGCCTCGGTGCGCGGGATGACGGTGAGGGTGTCGTACGTGCTGAACGAACGGGTCAGCTCGACCATCCCGAAGGGATCGGTCAGCCGGAGCTGGAGCGGGCCCAGCGGGTAGCGGCCGCGCAGGTCGGAACGGACCCGGTAGGACACCTCGCGGCGGCCGCCGGGCTCGACCCGGTCCAGTACGAAGCGGGGCCGCGGCCCCAGCACGTACGGCACCCGGTCCTGGAGCATCAGCAGCCCGGTCGGCATCCTGGAGGTGTTGTCCATGCGCAGCTGCACCCGGGCCTCGCCGCCCGCGGGCACCCGGCCGGGGGTCAACCGGCGGCTGCCGGAGACCCGGTGGCGGGTGCGGTGCAGGGCGACGACACAGATCAGCGGGAGCAGGGCCAGCAGCAGTCCCACGCGGAGCAGCTCGCCCTGCCCGAGCACGTACGCGCACGCGGCGGCCGCGATCCCGGCGGCCAGGAACGAGCGGCCGCGCGTGGTCAGCCCCGACAGGGAGGCGCGCAGACCGGTCCCGCCCCGCCCCGCGCCACCGGCGCCGCTCGGGGCACCGGTGCTCATCAGAAGCCCCGGATGCCCGCGCCGGGCGGCATCTCGCCGCGGGCGTGCGCGGCCGGCACGGGGGTGCGCTGCAGGATGTCGGCGACGACCTGCTCGGCGGTCCGCCGGTTCAGCTGGGCCTGCGCGGTCGGCAGCAGCCGGTGCGCGAGGACGGGGGCGGCCAGCGTCTGGACGTCGTCGGGCAGGACGTAGTCCCGACCGGCCAGGGCGGCGGAGGCCTTCACGGCGCGCAGCAGGTGCAGGGTGGCGCGGGGCGAGGCGCCCAGGCGCAGGTCCGGGTGGCTGCGGGTGGCGGAGACCAGGTCGACCACGTAGCGGCGCACGGGCTCGGCCACGTACACCTCGCGGACGGCCTCTATCAGCTTGACGATGTCGTGGGCGTGCGCGACGGCCTGGAGGTCGTCCAGCGGGGAGAGCCCGCCGTGCACGTCCAGCATCTGGAGCTCGGCCTCCGGGCTGGGGTAGCCGACCGAGACGCGGGCCATGAAGCGGTCGCGCTGGGCCTCGGGGAGCGGGTAGGTGCCCTCCATCTCCACCGGGTTCTGGGTGGCGACCACCATGAAGGGGCTCGGCAGCGTGTAGGTCGTGCCGTCGATGGTGACCTGGCGCTCCTCCATCGACTCCAGCAACGCGGACTGGGTCTTGGGGGAGGCGCGGTTGATCTCGTCGCCGATGACGATCTGGGCGAAGATCGCGCCGGGCTTGAACTCGAACTCGCGGCGCTGCTGGTCGTAGATGCTGACGCCGGTGATGTCGGACGGCAGCAGGTCCGGCGTGAACTGGATGCGCTGCACCGAACAGTCGATGGACTTGGCGAGCGTCTTGGCCAGCATGGTCTTGCCGACGCCGGGCACGTCCTCGATCAGCAGGTGCCCCTCCGCGAGCAGGACCGTCAGCGCGAGGCGGACGACCTCCGGCTTGCCCTCGATCACGCTCTCGACCGAGCGGCGGACCCGCTCCGCAGTGCTGGTCAGATCCGCGAGGCTCGCTCGGTCGTCATACGTGGTCACCTGGTTCTCCTCGGCCCTTTCTCCGGGCCGATCACGCTCTTGACGCATGAACCGGCCCACCCCGACACCTCTGCATCGCGAGAGTGCGGACGCCGGCCCGGGAACACTCCCGGGTGGCGTCACCCCGCATTCTTGACGGCGTTACGGCCTTGTGTCACTCAAGAGGCGGGATCGATCTCCCGCAGGAGCCCGGTGTGCACGTCGAAGACGAAGCCTCGCACATCGTCGCGGAAGGGCAGGAAGGGGTTCGTGCGCACCCGCTGCATGGACTGGCGCACGTCCTGGTCCACGTCCCGGAAGGCCTCGACGGCCCAGGCGGGGCGCTGACCGACCTCGTCCTCCAGTTCGTGCCGGAAGTCCTCGGTCAGGCTTTCGAGGCCACAGCCGGTGTGGTGGATGAGTATCACCGCGCGGGTGCCGAGCGCCCGCTGGCTGATGGTGAGGGACCGGATCGTGTCGTCGGTGACCACACCGCCCGCGTTGCGGATCGTGTGGCAGTCGCCCAGCTTCAGGCCGAGGGCGGCGTGCAGGTCGAGGCGGGCGTCCATGCAGGCCACGACGGCGACCTGGAGCACCGGGCGGGCGTCCATGCCGGGGTCGCCGAACGCGGCGGCGTAGCGGCGGTTCGCCTCGACCAGCCGGTCGGTGACGGACCCGCCGGCGGAGGCCTGGGCTGCGGATTCTGCGGGCAGGGATGCGGAAGTCGTCATGCCTACGACGTTAATGGGCACCGCTGGGGGAGGCATGGAGCGAGGAGGGACAAAGAAGGTCAACCGGCCTTGTTGTGAGCTAACCCACAAGGGTGGGCCGGACGCGGCTGTTCGGGTGATTCGCGGCATTCGCGGGTTCCGTACGAGCGGAGCGGACGGCGCGCCGGGCGGTTCGTTGACCGCGGGGACCGTTGCACTAAAGTGACGCGAACCGGCCGGAGCCCGGCCCTCACCGGCCGCCCGGCCCCCTGGTAAAACTCCGCGTGCGCGGCGCGGCGTACGCCTGCCGCGCCGTTATCTGAGAGGGCGCTTTGACTAGCGAGTCCCGACATGTCCCGGTGATGCTCCAGCGGTGCCTGGACCTGTTGGCCCCGGCGCTGGAGAGGCCGGGGGCCGTCGTAGTCGACTGCACCCTCGGTCTCGGCGGCCACAGCGAGGCCCTGCTGACCCGGTTCCCCGAGGCCCACCTGATCGGCCTCGACCGCGACAAGGAGGCCCTGCGGCTCTCCGGGGAGCGCCTCGCGCCCTTCGGCGACCGGGTCACCCTCGTCCACGCGATCTACGCCGACCTGGCCGAGGTGCTCGACGGACTGCGCATCCCCGCGGTCCAGGGCATCCTCTTCGACCTGGGCGTCTCCTCCATGCAGCTGGACGAGGCCGACCGCGGGTTCGCGTACGCCCAGGACGCCCCGCTGGACATGCGCATGGACCAGACGACCGGCATCAGCGCCGCCGAGGTCCTCAACACCTACGCCCCCGGCGAGCTGGTCCGCATCCTGCGCCAGTACGGCGAGGAGAAGCAGGCCAAACGCATCGTCTCCGCGGTGGTGCGGGAGCGGGAGAAGGAACCCTTCACCAACAGCGCCCGGCTGGTCGAACTGATCCGCGACTCGCTGCCCCAGGCGGCGAAGCGGACCGGCGGCAACCCGGCCAAGCGCACCTTCCAGGCCCTGCGCATCGAGGTCAACGGCGAGCTGTCCGGCCTGGAACGGGCCATCCCGGCGGCCGTGGACCGGATCGCGGTCGGCGGCCGGATCGCGGTGCTCTCGTACCACTCGCTGGAGGACCGGCTGGTCAAGCAGGTCTTCGCGGCGGGCGCCGCCTCCACGGCGCCCCCCGGACTGCCCGTGGTGCCGGAGAAGTACCAGCCCAAGCTGAAACTCCTCACGCGCGGCGCCGAGCTCCCCACGGAGGAGGAGATCGCCGAGAACCGGCGGGCTGCCCCCGCCCGGTGCCGCGGAGTCGAACGGATCCGCGAGGCGCGACTGTGATCAAGCGCGGGGGACGGCTGAGGCCCGGCGTCGCGGCCGGCGCCGGAGCGGGGAGCGGAGCAGGTCAGGCGGCCCGGATGCCGTTCGTGCTGTTGGTCGTCGCCCTGCTGGGCGGCGGCCTGATCAGCCTGCTGTTGCTGAACTCCGCGCTGAACCAGGGCTCCTTCCAGCTCACCCAGCTGAAGAAGGAGACCCTCGTCCTGACCGACGAGGAGCAGGCGCTCCAGCGGGACGTGGACGGCTACTCGGCCCCCGACGCGCTCCAGCGACGGGCACACGAACTGGGCCTGGTGCCGGGCGGCAGCCCCGTCTTCATCGGACCGGACGGAAAGGTCGCGGGCACCGCCTCGCAGGCGCAGGCGCCGCCCCCGCCGTCCCCCGCGCCGGTCGCGCAGCCCCCGGTGTCCGCGGCGCCCTCCGGCGCCCCGTCCGCCGCGGCGAGCGGCCCGCCCGCGCCGACCCCGTCCGCGGCGAACGGGACCCCCCAGCCCAGCCAGACCCCTGGAAGGTGACGTCGTGACGCGGACCCCCGCGGGGCTCCTCCCCAGCCCGCCCCCGCCTCGTTCGCCGGGCGGCGCCCCGGCCGCCACCGCCGCCGCCCGCGCCGTGTCGGCGGTGGCCGCGTGAGCCCCCAGGAGCCGCCCCGGCGGCGGGTGCCGGGCCCCGGCCGGCCCCGGCCCACCGGCGGCGACCGGGCCAGGGCAACGGCGCGTCCCGCGTCCCGCCCCGCCACCCGCAGGCCGGCCCCGGCCCGCACGGCCCACACCATCCGGCTCGGGAACCCCAAACCCCGGCTGCGCCTCGTCGGCGTC of the Streptomyces sp. NBC_01426 genome contains:
- a CDS encoding transglutaminase family protein codes for the protein MSGRARLTLFAMLATLLTSWSLAPLVESSGWLVQAAVLLGVQSAVGAGARRIPLARSLTVAAQLLVTLLLLAFLFAGKAETPSGGLLGYLVTDFGSLFQQGVRDVGEFAIPAPLTDGIRLLLLSGVLLIGLLVDVLAVTMRTAAAAGLPLLALYSVAAGLSAGQGGAWFSFLLAGCGFLMLLLTEGRDRLAQWGRVFGAAPGGRVSAASGYGGGKDGTRAVAPVRTGRRIGVVTLGLALAVPAVLPSLGGGMLGTGDDGGAGNGAGGGTISAVNPLVSLQGSLNAQDNRVVLRYRTDSPEQSEQYLRILALDEFNGVKWEASGRPLTDVPERLPNPQGLDGAVRQDAAEVRTTVSAAQTYAQRYLPMPYPATQVDIGGKWRFEPAGRTLVGDQLGKDRFQNVQGAQYTVRSLLLRPTASQLREAPAPDPEVRSEYTKLPANLPAVVAETARRVTRGATDDYTRAVRLQDFFAVSGGFRYDTTVSSGSGSQAIARFLNDKEGFCVHFSFSMAAMARSLNIPARVAVGFTPGTKQADGSVNVSLRDAHAWPELYFEGVGWTRFEPTPRSGISVPDYSRAATPTAQPSAPAALPSPGASAPSAAPSKAQDCPPELKKLGECGAPVASQGGDAGGGVTPLSVLGWTAAGILVLGLPLLPLVWRRRIRVRRLAAGDVLLAWRELGDAAWDVNIPPDEALSPRRAAGRVVVLGRLEDEAAQAVHRVAGAVERALYAPPGADTSYEGLADDVLLARSALLANVSRGTRVRALALPRSLVRLSWAASDRWSGVTARGAALSGRIRLPLRGRG
- a CDS encoding DUF58 domain-containing protein codes for the protein MSTGAPSGAGGAGRGGTGLRASLSGLTTRGRSFLAAGIAAAACAYVLGQGELLRVGLLLALLPLICVVALHRTRHRVSGSRRLTPGRVPAGGEARVQLRMDNTSRMPTGLLMLQDRVPYVLGPRPRFVLDRVEPGGRREVSYRVRSDLRGRYPLGPLQLRLTDPFGMVELTRSFSTYDTLTVIPRTEALPAVRLTGEANGHGDGSRRSLALAGDDDVIPREYRRGDDLRRVHWRSTARYGELMVRREEQPQRTKATVLLDTRADAFRGAGPDSAFEWAVSGAASTLVHLLEQGFSVRLLTDNGTSVPGDAGGGFSSGGHDPAEAAGLMLDTLAVIGHSDESGLSKAHDALRGGGAGGGFGGAGSDGLLIAFLGDLDDVQTEMASRMRQRSGGAVAFVLDSAAWTGGPSRVETRLGRLRDAGWTALAAPPGVAFGDLWRQAGNAPLGTATSGGWG
- a CDS encoding AAA family ATPase yields the protein MTTYDDRASLADLTSTAERVRRSVESVIEGKPEVVRLALTVLLAEGHLLIEDVPGVGKTMLAKTLAKSIDCSVQRIQFTPDLLPSDITGVSIYDQQRREFEFKPGAIFAQIVIGDEINRASPKTQSALLESMEERQVTIDGTTYTLPSPFMVVATQNPVEMEGTYPLPEAQRDRFMARVSVGYPSPEAELQMLDVHGGLSPLDDLQAVAHAHDIVKLIEAVREVYVAEPVRRYVVDLVSATRSHPDLRLGASPRATLHLLRAVKASAALAGRDYVLPDDVQTLAAPVLAHRLLPTAQAQLNRRTAEQVVADILQRTPVPAAHARGEMPPGAGIRGF
- a CDS encoding beta-class carbonic anhydrase, which produces MTFFVPPRSMPPPAVPINVVGMTTSASLPAESAAQASAGGSVTDRLVEANRRYAAAFGDPGMDARPVLQVAVVACMDARLDLHAALGLKLGDCHTIRNAGGVVTDDTIRSLTISQRALGTRAVILIHHTGCGLESLTEDFRHELEDEVGQRPAWAVEAFRDVDQDVRQSMQRVRTNPFLPFRDDVRGFVFDVHTGLLREIDPAS
- the rsmH gene encoding 16S rRNA (cytosine(1402)-N(4))-methyltransferase RsmH: MLQRCLDLLAPALERPGAVVVDCTLGLGGHSEALLTRFPEAHLIGLDRDKEALRLSGERLAPFGDRVTLVHAIYADLAEVLDGLRIPAVQGILFDLGVSSMQLDEADRGFAYAQDAPLDMRMDQTTGISAAEVLNTYAPGELVRILRQYGEEKQAKRIVSAVVREREKEPFTNSARLVELIRDSLPQAAKRTGGNPAKRTFQALRIEVNGELSGLERAIPAAVDRIAVGGRIAVLSYHSLEDRLVKQVFAAGAASTAPPGLPVVPEKYQPKLKLLTRGAELPTEEEIAENRRAAPARCRGVERIREARL